Part of the Gemmatimonadota bacterium genome is shown below.
ATGGACGACTCACATACCGGAACTCGCTGTCATAATCGTCTTCGAGAATCCACGCGGAATGTTGCGTCGCCCACTCGATGAGCTCCAGGCGGCGCGTTGCAGTCATCGCCGTTCCCATGGGATACTGATGCGACGGCGTAACGTACGCCGCGCGCACTTTCGATCCAAGTGCGTTCAGCGAGTCTATCTGAATACCTTCATGATCGATCGGAACCGGCGCCATGACCGCTCCGCGTGTTGCGAGCGCGGAACGCGCACCGGGATATCCCGGCTCCTCCATCGCTACGATGTCGCCGCGACCGAGCAGCGCCGCCGCGCAGATGCACAACGCCGCTTGCGAGCCAGACACGATGAGCACCTGCTCGGCCTCGCATCGCACGGCGCGTGCGGTGCGCAGGTGCTCTGCTACCGCGGCTCTGAATGACGCTACGCCGGCGGGATCACCGTACGCCATTCGCGCCGGCGTGAGCGCTCTCGCATGACGAGCGACCAGCCGCGACCAGATAGTGTGCGGGAACTGATCGAGCGCGGGTAGACTGATCCGAAACGGACGAAACCCACCATCATCCCGGTAAGGTGGGAGCGGATCGGACAGATGCCGAGTCCGCGGGGTCCGCGATGGCGAGTGTTTCGTGGATCGCCCGGACTGTAGCGGAGATGCGGAGCGGAGCGCATCATCCGGCACCGAGACGCTTACGAAGGTTCCAGATCCGACGCGTCCCTCGAGATACCCTTCGTGCAGCAGTTGATCGTAGGCCGTGAGCACTGGCAGCCGCGACACGCCGATGTCCTTTGCGAGTGCGCGTGTGGAAGGCACGCGTTGCCCCGCGCGGAGCAGCCCTGCAAGGATGGCATTCCGAATCCCGTCGTAGATCTGCTGCTGGAGGGGAATCCCCAATTCCCGATCGATGGGCAGGAGCGACAGGATCTCCGGGCTCGCCGTAGTCTTCACGTCCGGATGGTCGCCAAAGTGGTCATGCCAAGAAGATAACAAATGGCGCTGGTGGGAAGGCCAGTGCCTGGCAATCATCCGTGAATGACGACCGCCCGTGAATTCGCAGCGCCGGCGATTGCTACTCTACACGACGGATCTCACGATTTCGACTTTCTGCACGGTCGATGGAATGTCCACCATCGGCGACTATCTCATCCGCTGTCCGGCTCGTGCGAGCGGTACGAGTTCAATGGAACCGCGGTGGAGCGGCCGCTGTGGGATGGTCAGGCGAACATCGAAGAGCTCGACGCGGAACTTCCTGAATGCAGGCTGCATGGGCTCGCGTTGCGTCTCTACTGCCCGTTGTCGCGTCGGTGGGCGATCCATTGGTCCACCGCCGAAAATGGGACGCTCGATCAGCCCATGATGATCGGTGATTTCAGGAACGGGTACGGCGAATTCTACAACCAGGAGACGTTCGAGGACCGCGGCATCTTCGTGCGCTTTCTCTGGACGAGCCTCACGCGAGAGAAGTGCCGGTGGGAGCAGGCATACTCCGCGGATGGCGGCATGACGTGGGAAACGAACTGGATCATGACCTTCACACGTATGGCGAGGCGACGACGATCGTTCAACCTGCCTCTGAGGCGGCAGTGACATGCCTGCCGGCACCGAGCACACCATGGCCGGTCGTGGAGTTGCGCCGATACACGCTCCGCCCCGGCAAGCGCGAGACGTTGATCGCGCTCTTCGACCGTGAGTTCCTGGAGACCCAGGAAGAGTGTGGAATGGATGT
Proteins encoded:
- a CDS encoding PLP-dependent aminotransferase family protein, encoding MKTTASPEILSLLPIDRELGIPLQQQIYDGIRNAILAGLLRAGQRVPSTRALAKDIGVSRLPVLTAYDQLLHEGYLEGRVGSGTFVSVSVPDDALRSASPLQSGRSTKHSPSRTPRTRHLSDPLPPYRDDGGFRPFRISLPALDQFPHTIWSRLVARHARALTPARMAYGDPAGVASFRAAVAEHLRTARAVRCEAEQVLIVSGSQAALCICAAALLGRGDIVAMEEPGYPGARSALATRGAVMAPVPIDHEGIQIDSLNALGSKVRAAYVTPSHQYPMGTAMTATRRLELIEWATQHSAWILEDDYDSEFRYVSRPLGALQGMDAHDRVIYIGTFSKVLFPSIRVGYIVAPPSLREEFLAAREALDIFSPTLYQLALRDFIREGHFARHLRRMRALYLSRRAALLEGLAEHCADRLTVYNADAGLHISTLLQDGVDDRDVVRRMIARGLSGAALSTCYAADACQTGLLLGFGGSDETIITNATRVLGEILRQRM